From Diaminobutyricibacter sp. McL0608, one genomic window encodes:
- the tuf gene encoding elongation factor Tu, which yields MAKAKFERTKPHVNIGTIGHVDHGKTTLTAAISKVLADKYPSATNVQRDFASIDSAPEERQRGITINISHVEYETPKRHYAHVDAPGHADYIKNMITGAAQMDGAILVVAATDGPMAQTREHVLLAKQVGVPYLLVALNKADMVDDEEILELVELEVRELLSSQNFDGDNAPVVRVSGLKALEGDEKWTQSILDLMAAVDESIPDPIRDKDKPFLMPIEDVFTITGRGTVVTGRAERGTLAINSEVEIVGIRPTQKTTVTGIEMFHKQLDEAWAGENCGLLLRGTKREDVERGQVVVKPGSVTPHTDFEGTAYILSKDEGGRHNPFYANYRPQFYFRTTDVTGVITLPEGTEMVMPGDTTDMTVALIQPIALEEGLGFAIREGGRTVGAGTVTKIVK from the coding sequence GTGGCTAAGGCCAAGTTCGAGCGGACCAAGCCGCACGTCAACATCGGAACGATCGGTCACGTCGACCACGGCAAGACCACGCTCACCGCGGCAATCTCGAAGGTGCTTGCTGACAAGTACCCGTCGGCGACCAACGTGCAGCGCGACTTCGCGTCGATCGACTCGGCTCCCGAAGAGCGCCAGCGCGGTATCACGATCAACATCTCGCACGTCGAGTACGAGACCCCGAAGCGCCACTACGCGCACGTTGACGCCCCTGGGCACGCCGACTACATCAAGAACATGATCACCGGTGCCGCTCAGATGGACGGCGCGATCCTCGTGGTCGCCGCCACCGACGGCCCGATGGCACAGACCCGTGAGCACGTTCTGCTCGCCAAGCAGGTCGGCGTTCCCTACCTGCTCGTCGCGCTGAACAAGGCCGACATGGTCGACGACGAGGAGATCCTGGAGCTCGTCGAGCTCGAGGTCCGCGAGCTGCTCTCCAGCCAGAACTTCGATGGCGACAACGCTCCTGTCGTGCGCGTCTCGGGCCTCAAGGCTCTCGAGGGCGACGAGAAGTGGACGCAGAGCATCCTCGACCTCATGGCGGCCGTCGACGAGTCCATCCCGGACCCGATCCGCGACAAGGACAAGCCGTTCCTCATGCCGATCGAAGACGTCTTCACGATCACCGGTCGTGGAACCGTCGTCACGGGCCGCGCCGAGCGTGGAACCCTCGCCATCAACTCCGAGGTCGAGATCGTCGGCATCCGCCCGACGCAGAAGACCACGGTCACGGGTATCGAGATGTTCCACAAGCAGCTCGACGAGGCATGGGCCGGCGAGAACTGTGGTCTGCTCCTTCGTGGCACCAAGCGCGAAGACGTCGAGCGCGGCCAGGTTGTCGTGAAGCCGGGTTCGGTCACGCCGCACACCGACTTCGAGGGCACCGCCTACATCCTGTCCAAGGATGAGGGTGGCCGTCACAACCCGTTCTACGCGAACTACCGTCCGCAGTTCTACTTCCGTACCACGGACGTCACCGGCGTCATCACCCTGCCTGAGGGCACCGAGATGGTCATGCCCGGCGACACCACGGACATGACTGTGGCGCTCATCCAGCCGATCGCCCTCGAAGAGGGTCTCGGCTTCGCGATCCGCGAGGGTGGCCGCACGGTCGGCGCCGGCACGGTTACGAAGATCGTCAAGTAA
- the fusA gene encoding elongation factor G, with translation MAQDVLTDLNKVRNIGIMAHIDAGKTTTTERILFYTGITHKIGEVHDGAATMDWMAQEQERGITITSAATTCFWNKNQINIIDTPGHVDFTVEVERSLRVLDGAVAVFDGKEGVEPQSETVWRQADKYDVPRICFVNKMDKLGADFYFTVDTIVNRLGAKPLVIQLPIGAESSFEGVVDLVEMRALTWRGDSKGDVEMGAKYAIEEIPADMLEKAEEYRHKLLETVAESDDVLLEKYFSGEELTVAEIKGAIRKLTVNSELYPVLCGSAFKNRGVQPMLDAVIDYLPSPLDVPAIEAHDVRDEEKIILRHADATEPFAALAFKVAVHPFFGRLTYVRVYSGHIDSGAQVINSTKGKKERIGKIFQMHANKENPVESVTAGHIYAVIGLKDTTTGDTLCDPNNQVVLESMTFPEPVIEVAIEPKTKADQEKLGVAIQKLAEEDPTFRTEQNQETGQTVIKGMGELHLDILVDRMKREFNVEANVGKPQVAYRETIKRAVERHDYTHKKQTGGSGQFAKIQIAIEPLEITPDKSYEFVNKVTGGRIPREYIPSVDAGIQDALQVGVLAGYPMVGVRASLLDGASHDVDSSEMAFKIAGSMGFKEAARKANPVLLEPLMAVEVRTPEEYMGDVIGDLNSRRGQIQSMEDASGVKVIRAHVPLSEMFGYIGDLRSKTSGRAVYSMTFESYAEVPKAVADEIVQKNKGE, from the coding sequence GTGGCACAGGACGTGCTCACCGACCTGAACAAGGTCCGCAACATCGGCATCATGGCGCACATCGATGCCGGCAAGACCACCACGACAGAGCGCATCCTGTTCTACACGGGTATCACCCACAAGATCGGTGAGGTCCACGACGGCGCTGCGACCATGGACTGGATGGCGCAGGAGCAGGAGCGCGGCATCACGATCACGTCTGCCGCGACGACCTGCTTCTGGAACAAGAACCAGATCAACATCATCGACACCCCGGGTCACGTCGACTTCACGGTCGAGGTGGAGCGTTCGCTCCGCGTGCTCGACGGTGCCGTCGCCGTCTTCGACGGCAAGGAGGGCGTCGAGCCCCAGTCCGAGACCGTCTGGCGCCAGGCCGACAAGTACGACGTTCCCCGCATCTGCTTCGTCAACAAGATGGACAAGCTGGGCGCCGACTTCTACTTCACCGTCGACACGATCGTCAACCGCCTGGGCGCGAAGCCGCTCGTCATCCAGCTCCCGATCGGCGCCGAGTCGTCGTTCGAGGGTGTCGTCGACCTGGTCGAGATGCGCGCGCTCACGTGGCGCGGCGACTCGAAGGGTGACGTCGAGATGGGCGCCAAGTACGCCATCGAAGAGATCCCCGCCGACATGCTCGAAAAGGCTGAGGAGTACCGCCACAAGCTGCTCGAGACGGTCGCCGAGTCCGACGACGTGCTTCTCGAGAAGTACTTCTCGGGCGAGGAGCTCACGGTCGCCGAGATCAAGGGTGCGATCCGCAAGCTGACCGTCAACAGCGAGCTCTACCCGGTGCTCTGCGGTTCCGCGTTCAAGAACCGCGGCGTCCAGCCGATGCTCGACGCGGTCATCGACTACCTGCCGTCGCCGCTCGACGTCCCCGCCATCGAGGCGCACGACGTTCGCGACGAGGAGAAGATCATCCTCCGTCACGCCGACGCCACCGAGCCGTTCGCGGCCCTCGCGTTCAAGGTCGCTGTGCACCCGTTCTTCGGTCGCCTCACCTACGTGCGCGTCTACTCGGGTCACATCGACTCGGGTGCCCAGGTCATCAACTCGACCAAGGGCAAGAAGGAGCGCATCGGCAAGATCTTCCAGATGCACGCCAACAAGGAGAACCCCGTCGAGTCCGTGACCGCCGGTCACATCTACGCCGTCATCGGCCTGAAGGACACGACCACGGGTGACACTCTGTGCGACCCGAACAACCAGGTCGTACTCGAGTCGATGACCTTCCCGGAGCCCGTGATCGAGGTCGCGATCGAGCCGAAGACGAAGGCCGACCAGGAGAAGCTGGGCGTCGCGATCCAGAAGCTGGCCGAAGAGGACCCGACGTTCCGCACCGAGCAGAACCAGGAGACCGGCCAGACGGTCATCAAGGGAATGGGCGAGCTCCACCTCGACATCCTCGTCGACCGCATGAAGCGCGAGTTCAACGTCGAGGCGAATGTCGGCAAGCCGCAGGTCGCGTACCGCGAGACCATCAAGCGCGCCGTCGAACGTCACGACTACACGCACAAGAAGCAGACCGGTGGTTCCGGCCAGTTCGCGAAGATCCAGATCGCGATCGAGCCCCTCGAGATCACGCCGGACAAGAGCTACGAGTTCGTCAACAAGGTCACCGGTGGCCGTATCCCCAGGGAGTACATCCCTTCGGTCGACGCCGGTATCCAGGATGCTCTGCAGGTCGGTGTGCTTGCGGGCTACCCGATGGTGGGTGTCCGGGCTTCACTGCTCGATGGCGCCTCGCACGACGTCGACTCCTCGGAGATGGCGTTCAAGATCGCTGGATCGATGGGCTTCAAAGAAGCCGCTCGCAAGGCGAACCCGGTTCTGCTCGAGCCGCTCATGGCTGTCGAAGTCCGCACCCCTGAGGAATACATGGGTGATGTCATCGGCGACCTGAACTCGCGTCGCGGTCAGATCCAGTCCATGGAGGATGCGAGCGGTGTCAAGGTGATCCGCGCTCACGTCCCGCTGTCGGAGATGTTCGGCTACATCGGCGACCTGAGGTCCAAGACCTCGGGACGCGCGGTGTACTCGATGACGTTCGAGAGCTACGCGGAGGTCCCGAAGGCTGTCGCCGACGAGATCGTCCAGAAGAACAAGGGCGAGTAA
- the rpsG gene encoding 30S ribosomal protein S7 encodes MPRKGPAPKRPVVADPVYGAPIVSQLVNKILLDGKKGLAERIVYDALEGVAAKNGQDAVATLKKALDNVRPTLEVRSRRVGGSTYQVPVEVKPHRANTLALRWLTSYAKGRREKTMTERLTNEILDASNGLGAAVKRREDTHKMAESNKAFAHYRW; translated from the coding sequence ATGCCTCGCAAGGGTCCAGCCCCGAAGCGTCCCGTTGTCGCCGACCCCGTCTACGGTGCACCGATCGTCAGCCAGCTCGTCAACAAGATCCTGCTCGACGGCAAGAAGGGCCTCGCTGAGCGCATCGTCTACGACGCGCTCGAAGGCGTCGCCGCCAAGAACGGCCAGGATGCTGTCGCCACGCTCAAGAAGGCGCTCGACAACGTGCGCCCCACGCTCGAGGTCCGCAGCCGCCGCGTCGGCGGTTCGACCTACCAGGTGCCGGTCGAGGTCAAGCCTCACCGCGCCAACACCCTCGCACTCCGCTGGCTGACCAGCTACGCCAAGGGTCGTCGCGAGAAGACGATGACCGAGCGCCTCACCAACGAGATCCTGGACGCGTCCAACGGTCTCGGTGCGGCCGTCAAGCGTCGTGAAGACACGCACAAGATGGCCGAGTCGAACAAGGCCTTCGCGCACTACCGCTGGTAA
- the rpsL gene encoding 30S ribosomal protein S12 codes for MPTIQQLVRKGRSPKVTKTKAPALKSNPQQRGVCTRVYTTTPKKPNSALRKVARVKLSNGTEVTAYIPGEGHNLQEHSMVLVRGGRVKDLPGVRYKIVRGALDTQAVKNRKQARSRYGAKMEKK; via the coding sequence GTGCCAACCATTCAGCAGTTGGTTCGGAAGGGCCGCAGCCCCAAGGTCACGAAGACCAAGGCTCCCGCCCTGAAGTCCAACCCCCAGCAGCGCGGCGTGTGCACCCGCGTCTACACGACCACCCCCAAGAAGCCGAACTCGGCTCTGCGCAAGGTCGCTCGTGTGAAGCTGTCCAACGGCACCGAGGTCACCGCCTACATCCCGGGCGAGGGCCACAACCTGCAGGAGCACTCGATGGTGCTCGTCCGCGGCGGTCGTGTTAAGGACCTCCCGGGTGTTCGTTACAAGATCGTCCGTGGCGCGCTGGACACCCAGGCCGTCAAGAACCGCAAGCAGGCTCGCAGCCGTTACGGCGCGAAGATGGAGAAGAAGTAA
- a CDS encoding DUF6121 family protein, with product MREDKNYATVVAFFAAFLYLAILVAAFGLISLYWNIEVIDVPDAGPLVGPVMVGCATIAVLICLVVRGRGVAADEQRIAPLTALLVGVIAYVVFVLSGGIAYAVGGGEPLGFLTFSFDMFASWFSVATGIAAALVAFVYQLVLVGRFQQKGRPRWPWEREDKE from the coding sequence ATGCGTGAGGACAAGAACTACGCGACCGTCGTCGCCTTCTTCGCAGCGTTCCTGTACCTCGCCATCCTGGTCGCTGCGTTCGGCCTGATCAGCCTGTACTGGAACATCGAGGTCATCGACGTTCCGGATGCGGGGCCCCTCGTCGGTCCCGTGATGGTCGGATGCGCGACCATCGCCGTGCTCATCTGCCTCGTCGTCCGCGGTCGCGGCGTGGCGGCGGACGAGCAGCGCATCGCGCCCCTGACGGCGCTCCTCGTCGGTGTGATCGCCTATGTGGTCTTCGTGCTGAGCGGGGGAATCGCCTACGCGGTCGGCGGGGGAGAACCCCTCGGATTCCTCACCTTCTCCTTTGATATGTTCGCCTCGTGGTTCTCGGTCGCCACCGGAATCGCCGCCGCTCTCGTCGCGTTCGTCTACCAGTTGGTCCTGGTCGGCCGGTTCCAGCAGAAGGGCCGCCCCCGCTGGCCCTGGGAGCGCGAAGACAAAGAATAG